The sequence GAAGTGCAGTGGCCGGTCTACGAGATGGACGTACATGACTTCGACGGCACCCCGTGGAGCGGAAAGATCGATCTTTTGGCTGGCGGTATTCCGTGTCCCCCGTTTTCCATTGCAGGAAAGCAACTAGGCGCAGACGATGAAAGAGATCTGTTCCCTGAGGCACTGCGCCTTGTAGAAGAGATCGACCCGCCCTCTGTCCTGCTTGAGAATGTTAAAGGCCTAGGGCAGAAAAGATTCGATTCTTATCGGGCGCAGATTATTCAGCGCTTAAATAACTTGGGCTACTCAGTTTTTTGGGATCTTTTCCAAGCTGCAGATTTTGGTGTACCGCAATTAAGGCCGCGCTTTATCCTCGTCGCTTTAAAAACTGAGTACGAAGAATATTTTGCCTGGCCCAAACAACAGGTAGAACAGGTGCCGGTTGGTCAAGCACTGCATCATCTCATGGCTGAAAACGGTTGGCCAGGTGCAGACCAGTGGGCGAAGCAGGCTGACACGGTTGCCCCGACCCTAGTTGGTGGATCGAAGAAGCATGGCGGGCCAGATGTGGGCCCTACCCGGGCGCGGGAAGCATGGCGCAAACTTGGAGTGAGGGGCTCGTCGATCGCAGAGGAAGCACCAGGGCCCGACTTCCCCGTCAATGACCCGGGTAACTTGCCACGGCTAACGGTGGCGATGGGAGGAGTCGTCCAAGGTTTCCCGGAAGATTGGATTTGGGCGGGTGGAAAAACTGCCCAGTGGCGCCAGGTTGGCAACGCTTTTCCTCCGCAAGTTGCAGAGGCAATAGGCCGTGCTATTGCTTCAGCATTAGCAAAGCATCCTTTAGCGAGTGGAGAGGAACCCGCTACCCCTGCCCAGCCTGTCCTGGAGGTTGTCTAAGCAATGGCTGCTGGAATCATCACTGAGGCTCGTCAACGCTTTCATCAAAGTTTGATTGATAATGGAACGTTAGCGTTCACATCTACCGGGAAGCATGGCAAGGTCGCCTCCAATGCTGACAAAAGCCAGCGGCAATCGGTAGAGATCGCAGAACATCTAGGCAACCAGCTCGGAGTCCAGGATGCGGATAAGCTCACAGGACAAACACAAGGCAAAAACTTCGAAGAGGCAGTGGAAAAGTTTTTGGCCCAGGTTTTAGAACATGTTGGCCATCTGCGCCCCGGCACCTGGCATGTAGTAAATGTCGGTGGGTCTCGTTCCATCGATCACCTAGCTAATTTCGAGCCCTACCGCCACCTGGCACAGTTGGAAGAAGCGATCGAGAAAACGCCTGAGCTATTATCTGTACTGGGTAACTCGTACGCGATTTCGCCTGATCTTCTGGTCACCCTTGATGCTTTTAGCGACGAGCAGCTCAATGCGGTAACCACTTTAGTGGATAAGGATAATTCGCATTTCTGCCCGATCCGTGCGATCAATCACCCGAATAGCTTGACGACGACAGCTTTTGTTCATGCGGTCATTTCCTGCAAGTGGACAATGCGCAGTGACCGTTCTCAGAATACCCGGTCGGAAACTCTCAATTTGATCCGCAACCGCAAAGGGCGGGCACCCCACATGGTCGCGGTCACCGCCGAACCTACCCCCAGCCGAATTTCCTCATTAGCCCTGGGAACTGGTGATATCGATATGGTCTACCACTTCGCACTCGACGAGCTCATCGTCGCAGTCACCGCGTGCGGGGACCGCAAAGCCACCGAGCTGCTTAAGACATTAGTGAACGGCAACCGGCTGCGAGATATATCAGATCTTCCGCTAGATCTCCTCGTCTAAGGCTTCCTTTTGCAACGGACCCCATACGCTGGTCTGTGTCACGTGGAGTCAGCGGTCTATATCGTTGAACGGTCGATAATGGAATACCTCGATGACCGTGAGTTCTTTTCTTTTGACGAGCTTAACGATGCTATCGCCACCCGGGTGGAATGGATTAATGATCGCAATGAGTTCCGTAAATCGACTACATCACGGCGTGAGTTGTTTGCTGAGTATGAGCGCGGGACGTTGATGGACTTGCCGAAGTATCCGTGGTCGTGGCCGTACGATTGCCCATCTCGCCACCGCTTCCTCTGATCATTTGCTTTTGTCTTTAATAATGGCGGACTTTGTTGTTCGAGGAACTTCCCGCTTACATCATCTGAGAATTCATAATTAACTCTCCCCGATCTATAGAGTCTTCGGCCCACAGGGCGCCCGACATTTAATAATTGTGTCGCTGCGTGCGAATACTTCTCTACCGAGAAAACATCTTAGCTGTTTCAAATCCACTTACCCCAACGTCCACTGACACCCATGCGTCGCACTGTAAGCGGTAATAATGCCATCACGCCGCCACCTCGACACGTTTCCGCAGGACGCTTGCAATGCAGGTGGGTTTCGCTTATCGACGACCACCCCTGCCAAACCTTTACCTATTAGTTGACCGGGGGCACTCCCCTTCTCACGCCCTGACAGCTTGCCGCGTCCGTTAGTCTTAGACGCATGGCAAAAGTTATCGAGGTCGCCGGTGCCGTGTTCCTCCGCGGCAACACGGTGTTTGCGGCCCAGCGCGGCGAGGGCAAAAGCATGGCCGGAATGTGGGAATTCCCCGGCGGCAAAATCGAGCCTGGTGAGACCCCCAAGCAGGCGCTCGCCCGCGAGATCCGCGAGGAACTTCTCGTTGAGGCGACCGTCGGAAAGCACATCACCACCACTGCTTATGAGTACGACTTCGGCACAGTCAACCTCGCCACATACTTTTGCACGCTTGCCGACGACACCTCCCCGACTCTCACCGAGCACCAAGACGCCCGCTGGGTGCCTGTCGACGAACTCGACCAACTGGACTGGGCGCCGGCCGACATCCCTGCGGTACAGCTCATTACACGTTTGCCTACATACGGGATATACCCTTAAAACTGTTGCCCCATCCTATTGCATTGTCACTCTTGAATCCTGTAGTAAACATTACCTTCCGGGAGCTTAATGTTAGGTACCCAAATTGGATTAGATGCCCAACCAAGATTTCCTTCAATCCGGTAAAGCACAAGTACCGCCGTCGCGTTAATTGAGTCCGAAAGGGCTCTATCTTTCGGAGACAGCAAGCTGCCAGTGGCCTGACTAACCTTCCTACCTGTGCGAATCACCAGTGCAGATTGGTGACCGGGGTTCTTCTTTAAAAGGGTTAGTAATGCTGAAGTATAATTCTCGATAGGAAAATCGTCAGGATCAGTCTCGAAGTGGGAAAGAATCGAAACAAGGGTTTGAGAACTAACCCAGATGAAATTCTCACCCGCAGCTTCGAATCCTCGGAGAAGCTCATCCAACTGATCCATATTTGGTACAACGGGGTTCTCGGCAAAGTAATTCACGCCCCCGACAATTGGACGTATGAATTCCCGATTCAAAACGGAACTTCGCGTCGGCTTAATCGAATCATCAAGTTGAACATTGATTGCGTCGAGTGTGACACCTTTATCTAACTGATTTTTGATCGCTTCATTTCCACGGTGAACTTCATGGAAATTCTTCGCAATTCCCGCAGGCATGAAGATCCTCATGAACTCCAGACGCCTGTCGTAGCCGAACATTCTAGCGTGTTGCCATAATGTATCTGCCTGTGGTGTCTTCGTTTCACGAGAGTAGAAGACAGTTTGTAGCGCGGGAATCGTGAGCCCTCTTCCCAAGGAGTCGCCACCAACTACCACATTGCAACCAGCTTTCAGACCATCCTCAGCAATTGCAGCATTGTCCGAATTTACAATGGTAAAACCGACTTCATGGCGTTCCAAAAATTCGAGGACTCGCACCGCTATCTCTTCATCACTCAATTCCGCATCGCTAGTTTTCTTCAAATCATCCCAAATCTGTGAAACGGATTTTCTAACTTCATCTGTGTCGAAGTTGGATAGCATAAAATCGATTTCGCGTTTTACATCAGCTTCTGCTTGAACATGATCTTCTTTGCGGCGACTTGGGTGCACCAGCATATTGCAAGCAAGTTCACCCTTAGCGAGTAGATATGCAGCGGTTACAATAAATGTCCGGACCGCATGAGTGAATTCTAGGGACTCAGCGCTTTCCGTACTCCCAACTGCTCGAACGAAAGGATTCGGCAAACGATCAAAAAGTTGAGCACCCCCAATGTAGCCTTTACCAGGGCTAAAGGAGAGATAGTAATCCGGGCGCCACTCGTCAATCGCAGCTTGAAGCAAAATCGATTGTGGGGTGCCTGTTACCTGGAGATATATACATGCGGGAGATAGGTTCCTAATCTCAGTTAATTTTTCGTTTACCGGAGTGATACCACCCTGGTTGACTTTCGCGTTGAGACTACCGGCATCAGCCTCGTCATCCACGATAAGCATCGGTTTGCCGTGGAGTGCATCTGTGGTGGAAAGTATCTCTTTCCACCGTTTTAGCACACTGACATTCTTGTTGAGCACGACTATATTCGGCTGGTTACGCTCTAAGAAATCCACCGAAGCTTTCGCGGTTACACGGAACCTCCGCTCGTCATCAGGCCCACACACCTGTGCAGCTGGAAAGGCAGTGAGAATTCGATCGAATGTCTGACTCACCAGTCGGGTATTGTCAGAAGTCAAAAAGAGAATCTGCTCGAACCCATTCTCGATCGCCTTACCAACTACCCCTAAAACGTGCGAAGTTTTTCCACTTTGGACATCACCGTACATCAAGCATTGACGGTAGCTGACGAAGTCGAAGCTCTCGATGACTTCGCGTTCGAATCGTTCCGATGTCTGATTAATAGCGTCACGGTAACTTCCCTCCCCATACTGAGACAAATACATGTCGTAGTGATTAAACATGACTCTTCCCTTGAATTATTTGTTCGGATTACCGTCGGCCCTAAAATCGAGGATCCATCGATTTGTTTCTTCGAAATAGTACAGGCCTAGAGTGTCGCGTCCATACGAGCGAAGGATTTCATCAGTCACCATCTGCCCTGGCGCTAACAGTTCTTCAGACTCTAGCCATCCTTTAATATAGCTACCCAAAGTCGAGAGCGACTTTGCAGAGCGGAAGTTCTTTCGATTAGCGCCACTAATTTTGCATTCGAAGGAAAAACCATCATGAGTCCACACTGTGAATACTTTTCCAGCGGCTGGATATCCCGGTTGAGAGGTTATGTCCTTCGCAACAATGATTTCGACTTCGTACCACGGACGTGGAAGCTCACGTCCAGTCTTCTTATTCACACGCCCCTTACCGAAAAACACATTTAGGTTGCTTTTCGTCTCTGTTTTCAAAGGCAACTCAAACTGATATGTTGGCTGCACATCACTAATTAGTTCCGGTGGTGGGGCTTGGCCAGTAGGCGTTGCATCATCCATCCCCTCGAGAGGCGATGGTGATTGTTTGAGGGAAAAGGAAGCTACCTCATCGAGATTGGTACCGAGCGGGAAGATCCGCTCCTTAAGGTACGCGACAAGTTCCTCGAGATCATCATCGATAACAATGCCGGTCTCGAAGACTTGGCGACCTTCATCCGATATCGCACTTAGGTTGCCACTTCCAATATAGGCAGATCTCACTTTTCCGCCGGACCAGAACACGTAGACTTTTCCGTGATAACGGATACTCTCGGTTATTAGAACTTGACCGGTCCCCCTCTGCTTAAGTTCGCTATGGAGATCCCGAACTGCCTTAAGTTGCGGACGAGTAAAACCATCCAGGTACTGCATACCGAT comes from Corynebacterium cystitidis and encodes:
- a CDS encoding DNA cytosine methyltransferase; this translates as MPSLTSIEICAGAGGQALGLERAGFDHAAVVEIEPWACETLRLNRGIDSGSEVQWPVYEMDVHDFDGTPWSGKIDLLAGGIPCPPFSIAGKQLGADDERDLFPEALRLVEEIDPPSVLLENVKGLGQKRFDSYRAQIIQRLNNLGYSVFWDLFQAADFGVPQLRPRFILVALKTEYEEYFAWPKQQVEQVPVGQALHHLMAENGWPGADQWAKQADTVAPTLVGGSKKHGGPDVGPTRAREAWRKLGVRGSSIAEEAPGPDFPVNDPGNLPRLTVAMGGVVQGFPEDWIWAGGKTAQWRQVGNAFPPQVAEAIGRAIASALAKHPLASGEEPATPAQPVLEVV
- a CDS encoding (deoxy)nucleoside triphosphate pyrophosphohydrolase; its protein translation is MAKVIEVAGAVFLRGNTVFAAQRGEGKSMAGMWEFPGGKIEPGETPKQALAREIREELLVEATVGKHITTTAYEYDFGTVNLATYFCTLADDTSPTLTEHQDARWVPVDELDQLDWAPADIPAVQLITRLPTYGIYP
- a CDS encoding restriction endonuclease PLD domain-containing protein, translating into MTLVFDSSHPKDKNRTFRKVFWNEADKSEKIEIAVGYIDTASIARLREYLRRNPTVSLKLLIGMQYLDGFTRPQLKAVRDLHSELKQRGTGQVLITESIRYHGKVYVFWSGGKVRSAYIGSGNLSAISDEGRQVFETGIVIDDDLEELVAYLKERIFPLGTNLDEVASFSLKQSPSPLEGMDDATPTGQAPPPELISDVQPTYQFELPLKTETKSNLNVFFGKGRVNKKTGRELPRPWYEVEIIVAKDITSQPGYPAAGKVFTVWTHDGFSFECKISGANRKNFRSAKSLSTLGSYIKGWLESEELLAPGQMVTDEILRSYGRDTLGLYYFEETNRWILDFRADGNPNK
- a CDS encoding NgoMIV family type II restriction endonuclease, which codes for MAAGIITEARQRFHQSLIDNGTLAFTSTGKHGKVASNADKSQRQSVEIAEHLGNQLGVQDADKLTGQTQGKNFEEAVEKFLAQVLEHVGHLRPGTWHVVNVGGSRSIDHLANFEPYRHLAQLEEAIEKTPELLSVLGNSYAISPDLLVTLDAFSDEQLNAVTTLVDKDNSHFCPIRAINHPNSLTTTAFVHAVISCKWTMRSDRSQNTRSETLNLIRNRKGRAPHMVAVTAEPTPSRISSLALGTGDIDMVYHFALDELIVAVTACGDRKATELLKTLVNGNRLRDISDLPLDLLV
- a CDS encoding Z1 domain-containing protein, with the translated sequence MFNHYDMYLSQYGEGSYRDAINQTSERFEREVIESFDFVSYRQCLMYGDVQSGKTSHVLGVVGKAIENGFEQILFLTSDNTRLVSQTFDRILTAFPAAQVCGPDDERRFRVTAKASVDFLERNQPNIVVLNKNVSVLKRWKEILSTTDALHGKPMLIVDDEADAGSLNAKVNQGGITPVNEKLTEIRNLSPACIYLQVTGTPQSILLQAAIDEWRPDYYLSFSPGKGYIGGAQLFDRLPNPFVRAVGSTESAESLEFTHAVRTFIVTAAYLLAKGELACNMLVHPSRRKEDHVQAEADVKREIDFMLSNFDTDEVRKSVSQIWDDLKKTSDAELSDEEIAVRVLEFLERHEVGFTIVNSDNAAIAEDGLKAGCNVVVGGDSLGRGLTIPALQTVFYSRETKTPQADTLWQHARMFGYDRRLEFMRIFMPAGIAKNFHEVHRGNEAIKNQLDKGVTLDAINVQLDDSIKPTRSSVLNREFIRPIVGGVNYFAENPVVPNMDQLDELLRGFEAAGENFIWVSSQTLVSILSHFETDPDDFPIENYTSALLTLLKKNPGHQSALVIRTGRKVSQATGSLLSPKDRALSDSINATAVLVLYRIEGNLGWASNPIWVPNIKLPEGNVYYRIQE